One genomic window of Sphingobacterium oryzagri includes the following:
- a CDS encoding metal-dependent hydrolase produces the protein MKATYYGQSCVEFDFNGTKVLLDPFITYNELAKDIDVNALRPDYIFLSHCHQDHVADLTAVQKNSGATVAAIVETAAWVRRQGIAEEQVIEYNFGGTLQLPFGRVKMVYALHTSSTPEGEYAGVPVGYVFFIGDKKIYFAGDTGLTMEMKLLEDLALDWAFLPIGGHYTMDVDDAVKAAQFINCKNIVGVHYNTFPPIAIDTEAAIKTFEAHGLKLYLPAVGAELAL, from the coding sequence ATGAAAGCAACATACTACGGGCAGTCGTGCGTGGAGTTTGACTTTAACGGCACGAAAGTTTTGTTAGATCCGTTTATCACGTACAACGAATTGGCAAAAGATATCGATGTCAACGCCTTGCGTCCGGATTATATCTTTTTGAGCCATTGTCATCAGGATCATGTGGCTGATTTGACTGCCGTCCAGAAAAATAGCGGTGCAACAGTGGCGGCTATTGTAGAAACGGCCGCTTGGGTGAGGCGCCAAGGCATCGCTGAGGAGCAGGTTATCGAATACAACTTTGGCGGAACGCTTCAGCTTCCTTTTGGCCGCGTGAAAATGGTCTACGCACTACATACCAGCAGCACGCCGGAAGGCGAGTATGCAGGTGTTCCGGTGGGCTACGTTTTCTTTATCGGTGATAAGAAAATCTATTTTGCTGGCGACACGGGATTAACCATGGAAATGAAATTGTTGGAAGATTTAGCTTTGGATTGGGCCTTTTTACCTATCGGTGGGCACTATACGATGGATGTGGATGATGCGGTGAAAGCGGCACAATTTATCAACTGCAAGAATATTGTCGGCGTGCATTACAACACGTTTCCGCCGATAGCGATCGACACGGAAGCGGCCATTAAAACTTTTGAAGCGCATGGATTAAAGCTTTATCTTCCGGCTGTTGGTGCTGAACTAGCTTTGTAA
- the rho gene encoding transcription termination factor Rho encodes MDINELNTKLVSELREIAKVLGIADVDKLRKQELIDRISDIAKQSIQEEDKVPASEEDAERPRKRVRTLKTEPVAVTKRVSSSDDNRVESSSSEETSPKPTISTENAPSTVKSENSAPVLPTDFDNVIVNEGVLEIMPDGYGFLRSSDYNYLTSPDDIYVSQSQIKLFGLKTGDNVRGCIRPPKEGEKYFPLVRVEAINGQNPAEIRDRVPFDYLTPLFPDEKLNLDLGMGNHSTRIMDLFTPIGKGQRGLIVAQPKTGKTNLLKEVANAIAKNHPEVYLIILLIDERPEEVTDMARNVRAEVISSTFDEPADRHVKIANIVLEKAKRMVECGHDVVILLDSITRLARAYNTVAPASGKILSGGVDANALHKPKRFFGAARNIENGGSLTILATALTDTGSKMDDVIFEEFKGTGNMELQLDRKLANKRIFPAIDLTASSTRRDDLLVERDTLQRMWVLRNHLADMNSTEAMEFLLTQMRGTKSNEEFLISMNG; translated from the coding sequence ATGGATATTAATGAACTAAATACCAAGCTCGTGTCTGAGTTACGCGAGATTGCAAAAGTTTTGGGCATCGCTGATGTCGACAAACTACGCAAACAAGAGTTGATCGATCGCATTTCCGATATCGCAAAGCAATCCATTCAAGAAGAAGACAAAGTGCCGGCATCCGAGGAAGATGCAGAACGCCCGAGAAAGCGCGTGCGCACGTTGAAAACAGAGCCCGTAGCGGTCACCAAACGGGTGTCAAGCAGCGATGATAACCGTGTAGAAAGCTCTTCATCCGAAGAAACTTCTCCGAAACCAACTATTTCAACAGAAAATGCTCCTTCGACCGTAAAATCAGAAAATTCAGCTCCCGTACTTCCGACAGATTTCGATAATGTTATCGTGAATGAAGGTGTGCTTGAAATTATGCCTGACGGTTACGGATTTTTACGCTCTTCCGATTATAATTATTTGACTTCTCCGGACGATATTTATGTTTCGCAGTCGCAAATTAAATTATTTGGACTAAAAACGGGCGATAACGTGCGTGGTTGTATCCGCCCGCCGAAAGAAGGTGAAAAATATTTCCCTTTGGTTCGCGTGGAAGCTATCAATGGGCAAAATCCAGCGGAAATTCGCGACCGCGTTCCTTTCGATTATTTAACGCCGTTGTTTCCTGATGAGAAGTTAAACCTTGATTTGGGTATGGGTAACCACTCTACACGTATCATGGATTTATTCACGCCAATCGGTAAAGGACAACGTGGATTGATCGTAGCACAACCAAAAACAGGTAAAACAAACTTGTTGAAAGAGGTTGCTAATGCGATCGCAAAAAATCACCCGGAAGTTTATTTGATTATCTTATTGATCGATGAGCGTCCGGAAGAGGTGACTGATATGGCCAGAAACGTGCGTGCAGAAGTTATTTCATCAACATTTGATGAACCTGCTGACCGCCATGTTAAAATCGCTAATATCGTTTTGGAAAAAGCAAAACGTATGGTAGAATGTGGGCACGATGTGGTTATTCTTTTAGATTCTATTACACGTTTAGCACGTGCTTACAATACCGTAGCGCCGGCATCTGGTAAGATTCTTTCTGGTGGTGTGGATGCCAATGCGTTGCACAAACCTAAACGTTTCTTTGGTGCGGCTCGTAACATCGAAAATGGTGGTTCGTTGACGATTTTGGCTACGGCATTGACCGATACAGGATCGAAAATGGATGATGTGATTTTCGAAGAATTCAAAGGTACTGGTAATATGGAACTTCAGCTGGATCGTAAGTTGGCTAACAAACGTATCTTCCCGGCTATTGATCTTACAGCATCGAGCACGCGTCGTGATGATCTTTTGGTGGAAAGAGATACTTTACAGCGTATGTGGGTATTGCGTAATCACTTAGCTGATATGAACTCTACAGAAGCGATGGAATTCTTGTTAACGCAAATGAGAGGCACCAAATCAAATGAAGAGTTTTTGATTAGTATGAATGGATAA
- a CDS encoding YbaB/EbfC family nucleoid-associated protein: MFDKLFEAQQKAEEVKKRLDSISVSGEAEGGKIKVVASANKEIREINIAPDFLAEADKEALEELLVVAINKTLAQAEQVNQAEMQAVSQDLLGGFGGLGGLGNLFNK, translated from the coding sequence ATGTTCGATAAATTGTTTGAAGCTCAGCAAAAGGCTGAAGAAGTAAAAAAAAGATTAGATAGCATTTCCGTATCTGGAGAAGCTGAAGGTGGAAAGATCAAAGTCGTAGCCTCCGCAAACAAGGAAATCAGAGAAATCAATATAGCACCAGATTTTCTAGCAGAAGCGGATAAGGAAGCGCTGGAGGAATTGCTGGTCGTCGCGATAAATAAAACATTGGCACAGGCAGAGCAGGTCAATCAGGCCGAAATGCAAGCTGTATCGCAAGATTTGCTCGGTGGTTTTGGCGGCCTGGGTGGTTTAGGTAATTTGTTTAATAAATAA
- a CDS encoding N-acetylglucosamine kinase, with amino-acid sequence MIIIADGGSTKTNWCLLDDSNKKIYFNTEGYNPYFVDSDYIVNSLKKGLPGDLPLEKITEVNYYGAGVHNAEKAKIVETAMQKVFPNAQVEVGHDLLAAARALLGDQPGFAAILGTGTNSCIYDGNEITHNIDSAAYILGDEGSGSYIGKKLLTDFIRGLMPEDVAKSFFETYKLTPDEIMDNVYTKPLANRFCASFSKFVYDNNVNIQYTRKIVDDAFEAFFGNLVSKYPDYQNYTFNCIGSVGYNFRNVLEEKATAYNMKVGKILRSPIDDLVVFHINRAAKA; translated from the coding sequence ATGATTATCATTGCGGACGGAGGATCGACAAAAACAAACTGGTGTTTGTTGGATGATTCAAACAAAAAAATATACTTCAACACCGAAGGATACAATCCATATTTTGTTGATAGTGATTACATTGTTAATTCTTTAAAAAAGGGCTTGCCAGGCGATCTTCCCCTGGAAAAAATTACGGAAGTGAATTATTATGGTGCAGGCGTCCACAACGCAGAGAAAGCGAAGATAGTGGAAACAGCTATGCAAAAAGTTTTTCCTAATGCACAGGTAGAAGTAGGTCACGACCTTTTGGCCGCAGCTCGTGCCTTGTTGGGCGATCAGCCGGGTTTTGCCGCGATTTTAGGAACCGGAACCAACAGCTGTATCTATGACGGTAACGAAATCACGCACAACATTGACTCAGCAGCATATATTCTAGGTGATGAAGGAAGTGGAAGTTATATCGGCAAAAAATTATTGACAGATTTCATCCGGGGCTTGATGCCGGAAGATGTAGCCAAATCGTTTTTTGAAACTTACAAATTAACGCCAGACGAGATCATGGACAACGTGTATACAAAACCGTTAGCCAACAGATTTTGTGCAAGCTTCAGCAAGTTTGTGTACGACAATAATGTGAATATCCAATACACACGTAAAATCGTAGACGATGCTTTCGAAGCATTTTTCGGCAATTTAGTGAGTAAATATCCGGATTATCAAAACTACACGTTTAATTGTATCGGATCAGTAGGTTATAATTTCCGCAACGTATTGGAAGAAAAAGCGACCGCCTATAATATGAAAGTTGGCAAAATCCTTCGCTCCCCTATTGATGATTTAGTGGTATTCCACATCAACAGAGCTGCAAAAGCTTAA